One region of Candidatus Rokuibacteriota bacterium genomic DNA includes:
- a CDS encoding (Fe-S)-binding protein, protein MSPGATAPFIADAPSLDGLRACVHCGICLPQCPTYRVLGEEMDSPRGRLYLMRAAAEGRIGLTPTLARHLDLCLGCRGCESACPSGVPFGTLLEATRSQLERQGVRAPGSDHGGLSMLLQWFPYPGRLGALLPWLRLYQSSGLQRLVRGLGLLAPFRRLRAMEALLPRLPAAVALPEVTPARGKARGRAGLLVGCVQRHFFPDVNAQTARLLAAAGYDVVAPREQGCCGALHLHSGRLDDFRVLARQLMRAFPADVDVIVTNAAGCGSALKEYGRWLEGSEAEAFSQKVKDISEVLVDAELPLGPLPVTVTYQDACHLAHGQKVRAEPRLLLGRIPGLRLVEMADSDLCCGSAGVYNLLEPGMAAELGRRKVERIRESGVSLVAAGNPGCIMQIEQACRGLGLPVEVLHPVTLLARALDSHGGAR, encoded by the coding sequence GTGAGCCCCGGGGCCACGGCTCCCTTCATCGCGGATGCCCCGTCCCTGGACGGGCTCCGGGCCTGCGTACACTGCGGCATCTGCCTGCCGCAATGCCCGACCTACCGCGTGCTGGGCGAGGAGATGGACTCACCCCGGGGGCGCCTCTATCTCATGCGCGCGGCGGCGGAGGGGCGCATCGGCCTCACGCCGACGCTTGCGCGCCACCTGGACCTCTGCCTCGGCTGCCGGGGCTGCGAGAGCGCCTGTCCCTCGGGAGTCCCCTTCGGCACCCTGCTCGAGGCGACCCGGAGCCAGCTCGAGCGGCAGGGCGTCCGGGCCCCAGGGAGCGATCACGGCGGCCTCTCCATGCTGCTGCAGTGGTTCCCGTACCCGGGCCGGCTGGGCGCCCTGCTGCCGTGGCTCCGTCTCTACCAGTCGTCGGGGCTCCAGCGGCTGGTACGCGGCCTCGGCCTCCTTGCCCCCTTCAGGCGTCTTCGCGCGATGGAGGCGCTGCTGCCGCGCCTGCCAGCCGCGGTGGCGCTTCCGGAGGTGACGCCGGCCCGGGGCAAGGCGCGGGGGCGGGCGGGGCTCCTCGTGGGCTGCGTCCAGCGCCACTTCTTCCCCGACGTCAATGCGCAGACCGCGCGTCTCCTCGCCGCGGCGGGGTACGACGTGGTCGCGCCGCGTGAGCAGGGGTGCTGCGGGGCGCTGCACCTTCACTCCGGGCGCCTCGATGACTTCCGCGTGCTGGCGCGGCAGCTCATGCGCGCCTTCCCGGCCGACGTCGACGTGATCGTGACCAATGCCGCCGGGTGCGGGTCGGCGCTCAAGGAGTACGGCCGCTGGCTCGAGGGGTCCGAGGCGGAAGCCTTCTCGCAGAAGGTGAAGGACATCTCCGAGGTGCTCGTGGACGCCGAGCTGCCGCTGGGTCCGCTGCCGGTGACGGTCACCTATCAGGACGCCTGCCACCTGGCCCATGGCCAGAAGGTGCGCGCGGAGCCTCGGCTGCTGCTCGGGCGCATCCCCGGGCTGAGGCTCGTGGAGATGGCCGACAGCGACCTCTGCTGCGGGAGCGCCGGCGTCTACAACCTGCTGGAGCCCGGCATGGCGGCGGAGCTGGGCCGGCGCAAGGTCGAGCGCATCCGCGAGAGCGGCGTCTCCCTGGTCGCCGCGGGGAACCCGGGCTGCATCATGCAGATCGAGCAGGCGTGCCGCGGCCTGGGGCTCCCGGTGGAGGTGCTGCACCCCGTGACGCTCCTCGCCCGCGCGCTCGACAGCCATGGAGGCGCGCGGTGA
- a CDS encoding FAD-binding oxidoreductase: MVVSVQAARGALAEIVGSAHVVSEPAALEGLAVDGATPRWAARPGSVEEMSRLLALASSERWSVVPRGSGSCLDLGAPPARVDLLLDCRRLDAIVEHTPADMVASVGAGLSLAALGAALGRHRQRFPVDPVGGASRSVGGVLATGASGPLRFRYGQARDLLLGVRFVQADGSITWGGSKVVKSVTGYDVPKLLAGSLGTLGVIAEATLRLHPMPPASGSWLLSFRTPGAAAAFVGAMLDSTLQPERLVVANAGALRAAARPAAPAAVAVSVGSIAEAVRSQGSELVRMGREHGAMVSDVPEDVWLELGAALAGPVRLKLSGEPARLCHWLAEVERLAGEASVPVSALGDAGSGVLWLSLGRAAADGGWLAGAVGTLREALSGEGGNLVVERAPRSLKDHLDVWGPIQADSLAIMKRIKREFDPTGILNSGRFVGGA, translated from the coding sequence GTGGTGGTGTCGGTTCAGGCGGCTCGCGGCGCCCTGGCCGAGATCGTCGGGAGCGCCCATGTCGTGAGTGAGCCGGCGGCGCTGGAAGGGCTCGCGGTGGACGGCGCGACGCCGCGCTGGGCCGCGCGCCCCGGCTCGGTGGAGGAGATGAGCCGACTCCTGGCGCTGGCCTCGAGCGAGCGGTGGAGCGTGGTGCCGCGGGGCAGCGGCTCCTGCCTCGATCTCGGCGCGCCGCCGGCCCGCGTGGACCTGCTCCTCGACTGCCGGCGGCTCGACGCCATCGTGGAGCACACCCCCGCGGACATGGTGGCCAGCGTCGGAGCGGGCCTCTCGCTGGCGGCCCTCGGCGCGGCGCTGGGGCGTCACCGCCAGCGCTTCCCGGTGGATCCCGTGGGTGGGGCCTCGCGCAGCGTTGGCGGCGTCCTGGCCACCGGGGCCAGCGGCCCGCTGCGTTTCCGCTACGGCCAGGCCCGCGACCTGCTGCTCGGGGTGCGCTTCGTCCAGGCCGATGGGAGCATCACGTGGGGCGGATCGAAGGTGGTCAAGTCAGTGACAGGATACGATGTCCCCAAGCTCCTGGCGGGCTCGCTCGGCACGCTGGGGGTGATCGCCGAGGCGACGCTCAGGCTGCATCCGATGCCGCCGGCCTCGGGCTCCTGGCTCCTGTCCTTCCGCACCCCCGGCGCGGCGGCGGCCTTCGTCGGGGCGATGCTCGATTCCACCCTCCAGCCGGAGCGGCTGGTCGTGGCCAACGCGGGCGCGCTCAGGGCGGCCGCGCGGCCCGCGGCGCCGGCCGCGGTGGCGGTGTCGGTGGGGAGCATCGCCGAGGCAGTGCGGAGTCAGGGGAGCGAGCTCGTCCGCATGGGGCGGGAGCACGGAGCCATGGTAAGCGATGTCCCGGAGGATGTGTGGCTCGAGCTGGGTGCGGCGCTCGCCGGCCCGGTGAGGCTCAAGCTCTCGGGGGAGCCCGCGCGGCTATGCCACTGGCTGGCGGAGGTGGAGCGTCTGGCGGGCGAGGCCTCGGTGCCCGTCTCGGCGCTTGGCGATGCGGGGAGCGGTGTGCTGTGGCTGTCGCTGGGCAGGGCCGCGGCTGACGGCGGCTGGCTTGCCGGCGCCGTCGGCACCTTGCGCGAGGCGCTCTCGGGTGAGGGCGGAAACCTGGTGGTGGAGCGCGCGCCCCGCAGCCTTAAGGATCATCTCGATGTATGGGGGCCTATCCAAGCGGATTCCCTTGCGATCATGAAGCGGATCAAGCGGGAGTTCGACCCCACCGGCATCCTCAACTCCGGCCGCTTCGTGGGGGGGGCGTGA